In Spirosoma sp. KUDC1026, the sequence TGACGGATTCTTTCTCCTTTTTTGCAACACCTTCATACAAGCTTTGCCAGTTATTGACGGACGGTTTACGGGGAACGTCGAAACTGTGTGCCGTTGCCTGATCCAGCGCGTTAGTCTGGAGCGCGCTACGTTCTGGCTTAGCGGCTGGCGTGCTGGCAGCCGACGAGCTTACTGCCCAGGATGGCGTTACCGGTTTCGGCACGTCTGATGAACCCGACTTGGGAGCACTACCACCCCGCCCCCCCGACAGAAAATTCACGTCCGAGTCAAAATCAAGCGATGGCGTCAGATTATATACCCCTACGGCTTTACGCACCGCAGCCATCATAATGGCGTACACCGACCGTTCGTCGTCAAACTTGATCTCTGTTTTAGTCGGGTGAATATTGATATCGATGTGCGACGGGTCAATATCGATGAACAGGACGTAAAACGGATGACTCCCTTCCGGCAGGGTTCCTTCGTAGGCCCCTACTACAGCATGATGCAGGTAGTTATGTTTTACGAACCGATTATTCACAAAAAAGAACTGTTCGTTCCGGGTCTTGCGAGCTGATTCCGGTTTGCCGATGTACCCCCGAACCGTAACGTAAGGCGTTGTTTCCTCGCAGTGGTTCAATTGCTCCCGGTAGCTCTTACCAAACATATCGATGATCCGACGGCTGAGTTTTCCGGCGTGCAGGTTGTAGATTTCCTGATCATTATGAAACAGCGAGAAAGCAACCTCCGGATTCGCCAGCGCCACCCGCTGAAACTCGTCGAGAATGTGCCGCATCTCGACCGAGTTGGACTTCAGGAAATTACGCCGGGCGGGTACGTTGAAAAACAGATTCTTTACCAGCAGGTTTGTTCCCGGCAGGCAGGAAATGGACTCCTGAGTTTTAATATCTGACCCCTCAATCCGGATTAGCGTACCTAGTTCATCATCGGCCCGGCGGGTGCGCATCTCAATCTGGGCAACCGCAGCGATTGACGCCATCGCTTCGCCCCGGAAACCCATCGTTTTGATTCGAAACAGATCGTCTGACGAACGAATTTTCGACGTAGCGTGCCGCTCGAAGCTCATACGGGCATCGGTTTCGGTCATACCGACCCCATCGTCGATCACCTGAATCAGGTTCCGCCCAGCCTCCCGAATGATTACCTGGATCGATTTTGCCTTAGCGTCTACCGAATTTTCAAGTAACTCTTTCACCACCGACGCCGGACGCTGTACGACTTCACCAGCAGCAATCTGATTGGCAATCGAATCAGGCAGGAGTTGAATAACGTTTAACATAACGGGAGAGGGTACTGAAATTTAACTTCGCTGTAGCAGACAATATACGAAGAAAACAGGCGCGGGAGGCAGATAATTCACCCCGAACAAAGCATTGTTGCGTAAACACAAGAATGCCACAAACGCCGGACTAACTTGTCCAGCATCTGTGGCATCGTAAGCCATTGGCAAAAATCGTTATACTTTGATTTCTACGTCAACGCCACTGGGAAGTTCCAGTTTCATCAGTGCATCTACCGTTTTAGCGCTGCTGCTGTAGATATCTACCAGGCGCTTATAGGTGCAAAGCTGGAACTGTTCCCGCGCCTTTTTATTGACGTGGGGCGACCGCAGAACGGTGTATTTTTCTTTCTCGGTTGGCAGTGGGATGGGCCCGCTAACAACTGCGCCGGTCGACTTAACGGCCTTAACGATTTTCTCGGCTGATTTGTCAACCAGCATGTGGTCGAACGATTTCAGCTTGATGCGAATTTTTTGGCTCATTCTGTTGTGGTTCGTTTGAGTTAACCCTGCCGAAAGAACCATTTACTCCGTCAGGGCCTGTAATTGGAGCGCAAAGGTACGAATAATCAACTACTTAGAGAAGGTATGCTTACTCTTTTCTAGTTTTTTTTACTTCGGCAAAAAAGAAAGGCGTCCGAAACGGACGCCTTTCCTGTATTCATAAGCGGCTGAGCGATTACGCTTTCACCGTACCTTTTTCTTTGGCAACAACGGTGTCCGAAATGTTCTGTGGAACAACTTCGTAGTGCGAGAAGGTCAGGTTAGCCGTAGCACGGCCCGATGACATCGTCCGCAGATCCGTTACGTAACCGAACAGTTCAGACAGAGGAACATCGGCTTTAATCACCTGCGAACCAGCTTTCGTGTCCATACCTTTCATCACACCACGACGACGGTTCAGGTCGCCCGTAATTGGACCGGTATACTCTTCCGGCGTCAGTACTTCAACCGCCATGATTGGTTCGAGCAGTTTCGGACCAGCCTGACGAGCAGCCTCACGGAAGCCCAGACGAGCGGCCATCTCGAACGACAGCGAATCGGAGTCAACGTCATGGTACGAACCGTGGAACAGACGCACTTTCATGCTTTCCAGCGGGAAACCAGCTAGCGGACCATTTTTCAGTGACTCGTCAAAGCCTTTCTGCACTGGCTGAATAAATTCTTTCGGAATTACACCACCAACAATTCCATTAACGAACTGCAGGCCTGGCGTGATCGAACCGTCTTCTTCCTGGTCACGAGGTCCAAGTTCAAACACGATGTCAGCAAACTTACCGCGACCACCCGATTGTTTCTTGTACACTTCGCGGTGTTCAACGCTTTTCGTCAGTTTCTCTTTGTAAGCAACCTGAGGTGCACCCTGATTTACTTCCACTTTGAACTCACGACGCATCCGGTCGATAATGATTTCAAGGTGCAGTTCACCCATACCCCGGATGATGGTCTGACCGGTTTCTTCGTTCGATTCAACCTTCAGGGTTGGATCTTCTTCGATCAGTTTACCAATTGCTTTCGAGAAGTTGTCCTGATCGGCCGTTTTCTTCGGTTCGATAGCGTAACCGATAACGGGATCCGGGAATACCATCGATTCCAGAACGATTGGGTTCTTTTCATCCGACAGGGTATCACCCGTTTTGATGTCTTTGAAACCAACCACAGCACCGATGTCACCAGCTTCCAGACGGTCGATCTGATTCTGTTTGTTGGCGTGCATCTGGAAAATACGCGAGATACGCTCTTTGTTACCCGACCGGTTGTTCAGAATGTAAGAACCTGACTCCAGTACGCCCGAGTACGAACGAACGAAGCACAGACGACCTACGTAGGGGTCAGTAGCGATTTTGAACGCCAGGGCCGAGAAAGGCTCCGACGACGAAGGCTTGCGAGAAATCTCTTCGCCCGTGTTTGGGTTCGTTCCTTTGATGCTCTCCTTATCCAACGGCGATGGCAGCAGGGCCATTACGTAGTCGAGCATGGTTTGAACACCTTTGTTTTTGAACGACGATCCGCAAAGCATCGGAACGATTTTCATGGCGATCGTTGCTTTACGCAGCGCTTCCAGGATTTCTGCTTCAGAGATCGACTCAGGATCTTCGAAGTACTTCTCCATCAGCGTGTCGTCGAATTCGGCGACGGCTTCCAGCAGTTTTTCGCGCCATTCGGTCGCTTCGTCCATCATGTCTTCCGGAATGGGGACAACCTCGAAGGTCATGCCTTTATCCGATTCATTCCAGACGATACCGCGGAAGTTAACCAGGTCAACTACACCTTTGAACTCATCTTCAGCACCGATTGGCAACTGGAGAGGGACAGCGTAGCTACCCAGCATTTCTTTAACCTGCGTGCAGACATTCAGGAAGTCAGCACCCGAACGGTCCATTTTGTTCACGAAGCCCAGACGAGCAACGTTGTAGTTGTTTGCCAGACGCCAGTTGGTTTCTGACTGAGGTTCGACACCATCAACGGCGCTGAACAGGAACACCAGACCATCCAGTACACGCAGTGACCGGTTTACTTCAACCGTAAAGTCAACGTGGCCTGGGGTATCAATGATGTTGATGTGGTACTTGTTGTCCCGATAGGTCCAGTCAACGGTAGTAGCAGCCGAAGTGATGGTAATACCACGCTCCTGCTCCTGCTCCATCCAGTCCATCGTAGCAGCACCATCGTGTACCTCACCGATTTTGTGACTTACCCCGGCGTAATAGAGAATACGCTCGGTTGTGGTCGTCTTACCCGCATCAATGTGGGCAGCGATACCGATGTTTCTCGTGAATTTTAAATCGCGAGCCATTAGATTGTTATACTGAGAGTTATGTAATTCTAAAACAGCAGAAAAGGCCTACTAAGTTCAGCAGTCGGCGCCTTTTGTAAATCAGGACGCAAAATTACTGAAAGTCAGTTAGAAAACAAACGAGGCACCCGGAAATCTGGTATTCGTATCCGGCTGTTCGATAACTAAAAGATAGCGTAACAGGGTTTTCCCCTGTTACGCATTAGCTTCTATTCAACCGGGGCTTCCACAATCATGACAATTTTCCACAGCCCCCGGATATCCTGCAGGGGAACCGTCACGTTACCGCCATTGGGATTGTCGGAATGAAGCGTCAAAAACTTGCGCGTTAGGAGTTCATTATCCCGAATCCGTTTCACGACAAAGTAATCCCGGTACATGACTGCATAGACGCCCCCCGACTGATATACCCAGTCGTTCTCACTCACCGGCACGGCCAGTACTTTAGCGCCGTGTGCCAGCTGAGGGCTCATGCTATTGCCCGAGATTTCAAGCACCACCGCATGTTTATGTCCCCTTGCCACTGTCTTACGAATACGAAACGGTTCCATATCCATCGAACCAGCACCGTCGCCGTAGCTTTCAACAAAACTGGCGTAAAAGCGTACGGGCACGAAGGGTACCTCCATAGTATCCTCATCCGTATTCGTTACCGCAGCATTGGCCTCCGGTGAACTCAAGATCGGCAGCATTCCCCGAATCAGATAGTCGGCACTGATCTGCGGGTAGCAGGTCAGCAAACTCATAATCGTATCGTACGATGGCTTCGCCCGACCATTCAGAATGTTGTAAAATTTAGACGGATTTTCGCCTAACTCCTTCGCTATCTGGTATATCGTAATACCCAGCGCATCAAAAACCTGCTTCAGTCGATCCTGTATACTCGCCACTTTGTCCATCTTTTCTGAACATTTTTTCTCCATCACAGTATGGATAATTAGCAACTATAATACAAGTAAAATATATTGCGCTTGTATTACAACAAACATACAACAAATACACAGGAATGACGAAACAACAGCGGCTTAATTACTGAAAATAGATGAACCGGAACCGATTAACCAGCCACACGCACCCAACAGTCCTGTTTGTCGACATGAACAGTTTCTTCGCTTCCTGCGAGCAGCAGGTTAACTTCTGGCTGCGGGGCAGGCCGGTAGGTGTATGTGTGTACACGGGGCGGCAGGGCTGCGTCATCGCGCCGTCGGTCGAAGCCAAAGCGCGGGGCGTTAAAACCGGCATGCGCCTGGATGAAGCCATGACTCTTTGTCCTGATCTAGTTCCGGTCGAAACCCACCCGACTCGCTATAGGGAGTACCATGTCAAGCTTGTAGAAGTGTTACGTTCCTTTTCGGATGATGTTCTGCCTAAAAGCATTGATGAAGCCGTTATTGACCTGACTAATTACCAGTACGTGTACAAAGATATACGCCAGACAGCGCTGGCCATCAAACAGGCGATTCGGGAAAAAGTGGGTGATTATCTGCGGTGTTCA encodes:
- the mutL gene encoding DNA mismatch repair endonuclease MutL; amino-acid sequence: MLNVIQLLPDSIANQIAAGEVVQRPASVVKELLENSVDAKAKSIQVIIREAGRNLIQVIDDGVGMTETDARMSFERHATSKIRSSDDLFRIKTMGFRGEAMASIAAVAQIEMRTRRADDELGTLIRIEGSDIKTQESISCLPGTNLLVKNLFFNVPARRNFLKSNSVEMRHILDEFQRVALANPEVAFSLFHNDQEIYNLHAGKLSRRIIDMFGKSYREQLNHCEETTPYVTVRGYIGKPESARKTRNEQFFFVNNRFVKHNYLHHAVVGAYEGTLPEGSHPFYVLFIDIDPSHIDINIHPTKTEIKFDDERSVYAIMMAAVRKAVGVYNLTPSLDFDSDVNFLSGGRGGSAPKSGSSDVPKPVTPSWAVSSSAASTPAAKPERSALQTNALDQATAHSFDVPRKPSVNNWQSLYEGVAKKEKESVTEKPVTGDWLGPAKVQTPALPENGAETEPVTLGSRVNQLQTETTGANQETPIIVDDENIVQVQNRYLLAPVRSGMLLIDQRRAYERILYEQFHASLTKRNGASQQLLFPKTISLTPVDFQLALDLRSELNSLGFEFDELGANTFIVRGVPMLTTGENEEELFANLLAQLRLDTGRLKLDKADSMARSLARRSSTRHVTRLSTPERKALVDQLFASSNPSYTPGGEPVTVLLSLDKIAGLFR
- the rpsJ gene encoding 30S ribosomal protein S10: MSQKIRIKLKSFDHMLVDKSAEKIVKAVKSTGAVVSGPIPLPTEKEKYTVLRSPHVNKKAREQFQLCTYKRLVDIYSSSAKTVDALMKLELPSGVDVEIKV
- the fusA gene encoding elongation factor G, with translation MARDLKFTRNIGIAAHIDAGKTTTTERILYYAGVSHKIGEVHDGAATMDWMEQEQERGITITSAATTVDWTYRDNKYHINIIDTPGHVDFTVEVNRSLRVLDGLVFLFSAVDGVEPQSETNWRLANNYNVARLGFVNKMDRSGADFLNVCTQVKEMLGSYAVPLQLPIGAEDEFKGVVDLVNFRGIVWNESDKGMTFEVVPIPEDMMDEATEWREKLLEAVAEFDDTLMEKYFEDPESISEAEILEALRKATIAMKIVPMLCGSSFKNKGVQTMLDYVMALLPSPLDKESIKGTNPNTGEEISRKPSSSEPFSALAFKIATDPYVGRLCFVRSYSGVLESGSYILNNRSGNKERISRIFQMHANKQNQIDRLEAGDIGAVVGFKDIKTGDTLSDEKNPIVLESMVFPDPVIGYAIEPKKTADQDNFSKAIGKLIEEDPTLKVESNEETGQTIIRGMGELHLEIIIDRMRREFKVEVNQGAPQVAYKEKLTKSVEHREVYKKQSGGRGKFADIVFELGPRDQEEDGSITPGLQFVNGIVGGVIPKEFIQPVQKGFDESLKNGPLAGFPLESMKVRLFHGSYHDVDSDSLSFEMAARLGFREAARQAGPKLLEPIMAVEVLTPEEYTGPITGDLNRRRGVMKGMDTKAGSQVIKADVPLSELFGYVTDLRTMSSGRATANLTFSHYEVVPQNISDTVVAKEKGTVKA
- a CDS encoding helix-turn-helix transcriptional regulator: MDKVASIQDRLKQVFDALGITIYQIAKELGENPSKFYNILNGRAKPSYDTIMSLLTCYPQISADYLIRGMLPILSSPEANAAVTNTDEDTMEVPFVPVRFYASFVESYGDGAGSMDMEPFRIRKTVARGHKHAVVLEISGNSMSPQLAHGAKVLAVPVSENDWVYQSGGVYAVMYRDYFVVKRIRDNELLTRKFLTLHSDNPNGGNVTVPLQDIRGLWKIVMIVEAPVE